The DNA window CGTCGATTTTCTCAATTCTGTAAGGGGAGTTTTCAACGAACTTTTGCTTGTTCGGAGCAGAAACCACGCTACCTTCTACCTCAAACCCAACTCCTCCAGTTGGACCTCCTCCACTCTTTCTGTAGCTTCTAACGTTTCCTCTAACTCCTTTCACTATTATTTCGAGTTTCGTTCTCCAGTCAAGCATAAACCCTCACAGCCTCATCCGGAGAGTCGCTGTAAGCCACAGCTGCCAGAGCACCTATTACACCTCTCCTCCCGGTAATTTCTATCAACTCAACCCCGTTTCTCTCCGCAACATTTTCAGCCTCCTCGATTTCCACCATCTCCCTCTTTACCTTCTCCCCGAATTTTAACAGCTCTTCGTCGATCAAAATTTTTTTGTAAACCGCCATAGCCGTTTCGTCGCTGAAAGTGCTCTTTCTAAGCTCTTTTTCAAACGCTTTCACGAGCTTTTCCGAATCTTGCGTTGCGAAAGTTACTGAAATGGATACGCAGTTCGTAGTTTTGTATGGATTTTTCGTGTACAGCTGAGTGATCGTGTGAAGGAGGTAGTATCCAAGTCCTTCTTTTTCAAGTTTGTAGGCGATTTCGTTAACGAGTGCCCAAGTTGCCCCTCCTTCCTTGCTGTCCGTATCATCGACGCCTATCACAACCTTCTCCATTGCCGGAAGAACGAGTTTAGCCTTTCCAAGTTTCTCTCCTCCTCCCTCTTCGAGAATTTCAATTCCCAACACGTTTTCAGCCATGCCCCTGCAAACTGTCGCAGCTATGCCTCCTCCGGCAAGACCGGCGTAAGTTACCTCGACTTTATCACCAACAACTTCGACTTTTTCAACACCAGCTCCGGCAATCCCCGGCACGAGCCTCAAAGTCGTTTCTCCCTTTTTCAAAACGAAAATGTTCCTCGCTCCTTCTCTCCTCGCTTTTAGAACGAGGTTGCTCACTCTCGGGTAGTGGTAAATCTCCCAAGCAGCTCCGCCTATGCATTTTCCTCTCGCATGAAACTCGTGGAGCTCAACGTGAAAGCCGTCGTGCATGGCGATAATTCTCTCGTAAGGAGAAATCCACTCAACACCACCATATTTTTTTAATACCTCCTCTCTACTCATCAAAACCATAAGTTGTGAAAATTCGAGAACGATTATAAATGTTTGGAGGTGCTGAACGTGGAGGCAATACTCGACATAGAGGGAGAAAAGAGCGA is part of the Ferroglobus placidus DSM 10642 genome and encodes:
- the mmp11 gene encoding methanogenesis marker protein 11; amino-acid sequence: MVLMSREEVLKKYGGVEWISPYERIIAMHDGFHVELHEFHARGKCIGGAAWEIYHYPRVSNLVLKARREGARNIFVLKKGETTLRLVPGIAGAGVEKVEVVGDKVEVTYAGLAGGGIAATVCRGMAENVLGIEILEEGGGEKLGKAKLVLPAMEKVVIGVDDTDSKEGGATWALVNEIAYKLEKEGLGYYLLHTITQLYTKNPYKTTNCVSISVTFATQDSEKLVKAFEKELRKSTFSDETAMAVYKKILIDEELLKFGEKVKREMVEIEEAENVAERNGVELIEITGRRGVIGALAAVAYSDSPDEAVRVYA